Proteins from a single region of Salvelinus fontinalis isolate EN_2023a chromosome 15, ASM2944872v1, whole genome shotgun sequence:
- the LOC129811591 gene encoding bone marrow stromal antigen 2-like, with the protein MLSRCLLGNNDNAFLYYLNNFKIFFTFYPQQRNRRIPHLGLMTGRREKVEKGDTATGKPASMEEIMEATIKEKEASIKEKEASIKEKEASTEIMEASIKEKEASIKEKEASMEIMEVTKKEKEVVEDIKDLIMYHLHLFNHCNYYGKNMLSDLLKFTNL; encoded by the exons ATGCTTTCTCGATGCTTACTGGGAAATAATGACAATGCATTCCTCTATTATTTGAATAACTTCAAAATATTCTTTACTTTTTATCCACAGCAAAGAAACCG GAGGATTCCACACCTGGGACTGATGAC GGGAAGAAGGGAAAAGGTGGAAAAGGGGGACACGGCCACGGGAAAGCCGGCGAGCATGGAGGAGATCATGGAGGCGACCATAAAGGAAAAGGAGGCGAGCATAAAGGAAAAGGAGGCGAGCATAAAGGAAAAGGAGGCGAGCACGGAGATCATGGAGGCGAGCATAAAGGAAAAGGAGGCGAGCATAAAGGAAAAGGAGGCGAGCATGGAGAtcatggaggtgaccaaaaaGGAAAAGGAGGTCGTGGAGGACATTAAAGATTTAATCATGTACCATTTGCATCTGTTTAATCACTGTAATTATTACGGAAAAAACATGTTGAGCGATTTATTAAAGTTTACAAATCTCTAA